The sequence GGGTTAATCTACTGATCCTCTTACCAGTCTcatggttgggggtggggtgagcagggaggaaaagggagacCTTGCTTTTCTCTTAGGGATCTTTAGTCATCTCAAGTCATAGTCCACATGCCTCCTTTCCTGTTGATCCTTCTCACCATAGCTTTGTTTCCTGTTTCCCCTAGTCCCCTTGTAGTTCCCTCTTATCTTCTCattccccatcccccatccccacccactgCCATGGGGCTTGGATTCTGAACTAACAGGGATACCCTCCACTGCAGAGCGGGATGAGTGGGTGCTCCGGCGGGGATGTGGTCATTGCCGGCCAGTGAGGGCGAGAGCGCCACAGCCCACTTCTTCCTTGGAGCTGGAGATGAGGGGCTGGGCACCCGTGGAATAGGCATGAGGACAGAAGAGAGTGACAGCGAGCTCCTTGAGGATGAGGAGGATGAAGTGGTAAGACCAGGGAAAATGATGTAACTTGGTTCTGGGACCCCTGTCATAGTTGAGATTCCATAGGATGGAGACACCTCTCCCCATTCTTCCCAAATGCATAGACTCCCTGTCATAAACAGGCCCTATTCTGATTAAGGGGAAGGGCAGTGGAGATTGGTTAGATTGCCTCTCTTTGAAGCCCCTACCCTTATGTCCTCCTCTTGTTATCTCATTATTATTGGTTCTCCTACTCTTCTGCCCGACTACACATTTCCTACTGTGGCAGTAGGAATACCTGCAGGTACCCCAATCTAGGCCTAAGTTAGGGGATAACTTTAACCCCATAGGTCCAAAGTCCTGGCAAGAAACTCTGTGCCCTAAGGAGATGAGACAGTGTTCCCTGATAGGGATGGTTTAGGTGGGAAGTATCTGACAGCACTTCCTCTCTGTAGCCTCCTGAACCTCAGATCATTGTTGGCATCTGTGCCATGACCAAGAAATCCAAGTCCAAGCCAATGACCCAAATCCTAGAGCGACTCTGCAGATTTGACTACCTGACTGTTATCATCCTGGGAGAAGATGTGATCCTCAATGAACCTGTGGAAAACTGGCCATCCTGCCACTGCCTCATCTCTTTCCACTCCAAAGGTTGGTGTCTGTGAAGGAAAATGGGAAGGAATGGTGTCGGGAATGCTGGACTGGGAAATGAGGCTCTTACTGTCAAATAGTAAAGAGGCCATCAGCTCTTCCCAACACACTAGGGAACAGTGCAAAGGGGTCTGTTCTCCCTACATCTTGGAGGAGTTGCTGGGGGTAGTTTAAAGCCCATATTTGAACGTCAGGACAGCTCTAAGATTCTTAGGGTCTCTGACAGAATTGGTCTTTGGAAGGAccctaaaaataatttctgttttacttttttctgatGGATATTCTAGACTTGGGAAGTTGGGCAGGAGGATGAGTGCTGGGTTGGATGGGTAGTGGAGCTCGGTGGCAACTAATAGCTTTAATACATctatttctcttgctgttttctcactgtctctttcactttcttcctttgGTCTCTCTATTTCCTTTCTCCATCCCAGGCTTTCCTCTGGACAAAGCTGTTGCTTACTCCAAGCTTCGAAACCCTTTTCTTATCAATGACCTGGCTATGCAGTATTACATCCAGGATAGGTATAGCTTTCTGTTGACTGGTGGGATGGGTGGCCCTGAGATTATGCCTGTTTAGAGAACCCACTCTGGGAGGGGCAGAGTCAAACCAACATGCTTAATTTTTGTACCATACCCTCTTGAGTTCTGTACACGGGTGTCTCCCAAttcctgaatgaatgaaatcCCTAGCCTCTCCCCTGGTCACCATCCCCCACCTCTCCCAGCTAATTTATTCGGGGGTGACAGGAGGGAGGTGTACCGGATCCTGCAGGAGGAGGGTATTGATCTGCCTCGATATGCTGTGCTCAACCGTGACCCTGCCCGGCCTGAGGGTGAGTACCTGGCCTTGTCCAGTCCTGCCCTGCTTTCTACGACTTAGCCCAGTTCTCCTTCCTCTAGACGTCTCCTATGTACCACCCGGCTCAGTGAGGCTTTGGTTACTGGATTATGGGTAGAGCTAGAGCCATGGGTCTTTGGACAGAACCTTGGACCTCTTATATAGATATTAATTACCATATCTATTATTAAGATATGGTCATAGCAATTTGAGGGTTATGGAGATTACAACTCAGAGAAGTGGGAGTTGGAAGTATTCTTAGGCCCTAGGAATGACCACACGCCTACCTTTCAGAGTGCAACCTGATTGAGGGTGAAGACCAGGTGGAGGTAAATGGTGCCGTCTTTCCCAAGCCCTTTGTGGAGAAGCCAGTGAGTGCAGAGGACCACAATGTTTACATCTACTACCCCAGCTCAGCTGGAGGAGGAAGCCAGCGCCTCTTCCGTAAGGTATGGGACACATCTGGGCATTTGGGGAGGCAGAGAAGTAGAAGGGCGAGAATGAGGTTGTGGGGAGGGAAGCTGGAGGATTTGGGGACAAGTTAgaggcaactttttttttccttcctttttctcctgaaGATTGGCAGCCGGAGCAGCGTTTACTCTCCTGAGAGCAGCGTCCGTAAGACAGGGTCATACATCTATGAGGAGTTTATGCCAACAGATGGCACAGATGTCAAGGTTATGGTGGATACAGGGATTTAAGAGGTTATAAAtgtctgggtggggtggggtgcttGGGAAGCAAGTGGAAGTGTATGGAAGTGGTCGTAGAAAATAAAGTATGAATGTGATTGGCTTTCATATGCAGGTAAAGGTAAGAAGTGGGGGAAGTAGGTATTTACATTGTCACTATCAGAGCAAGGGCAAGAGTGACATGGAAAATGGAATACTGTTGGTAAGTTATTCCTTAGTAAGGACTAGGCAATAGTTTTGGAGTCCTGTGGAGAAACCTTCATAATGATACTAGAGCTCAGTAAGAAAAATGTCAGTCTCTTTGTTCATAAAACTCggggatttgtttgttttgcttttgtttttgtttactgtGAAACTAGTCTACAGACATAGTGCTCATATTGTCTTCTCATATGCAGGGTGAGCTGTGGGCATACTCAGTGATGATATGTACCTGCAGGTGTATACAGTGGGACCAGACTATGCCCATGCTGAAGCCAGAAAATCTCCAGCTTTGGATGGGAAGGTCGAAAGAGACAGTGAGGGGAAAGAAATTCGATATCCAGTCATGCTGACTGCCATGGAAAAGCTGGTGGCCAGGAAAGTCTGCGTAGCTTTTAAGGTGGAGGAAGCCCCCCTTGGCGAAGGGGAGGGTGTGtgtgcggggtgggggtggggggcgtggtggagggagggatacagGAGAGGGGCTGTGGAATGAGGGGGGTGCTGAGAAGGAAGAGTGGCTCTCTTGTTCTCATCTTGCTTTTATCCCCTGCAGCAAACAGTCTGTGGTTTTGACCTCCTTCGTGCCAATGGTCATTCCTTTGTGTGTGATGTCAATGGCTTCAGTTTCGTCAAGAATTCGATGAAATACTACGATGACTGTGCCAAGATTCTGGGGTAAGGGACACAGTGGTCTGAGCTGGGGAGAATGGGCTTAAAGAAGAGAATTGGAAAGTTTTTACTTTATAGGCATGCCTTGTTTTATTGAGCTTCGCAGATACCGCGTTTTTTTAcatattgaaggtttgtggcaaccttgtgtCGAGCAAGTCTgttggcgccatttttccaacagcatttgcttacttcgtgtctctgtgtgacattttggtaattctcacaatatttcaaactttttcactatCATATTTGTcatagtgatctgtgatcagtgatctttgatgttactattgcaaaaagattacaacttgctgaaggctcagatgatggttagcatttttttttagtaaatttatttatttatttttttatttttgggtgtgttgggtcttcattgctgtgcgcaggctttctctagttgcggcgagcaggggctactcttcgttgtggtgtacaggcttctcactgtggtggcttctcttgcttcagagcacggtctctaggcgcgcgggattcagtagctgtggcacgcaggctcagtcgttgtggctcacaggctctagagcacaggctcaatagttgtggcgcatgggcttagttgctccacaacatgtgggatcttcccaggccagggatcgaacccatgtcccctgcattggcaggcagattcttaaccactgtgccaccagggaatccctatggttagcattttttagcaataaagtattttttaattaagatatgtacatttttttagacctaatgctattgcacacttaatatacTACAGTAtactgtaaacataactttcatatgcagTGCGAAACTAAAAAACTCATGTGACTCACTGTAttgcgatattcactttattgtggtggtctggaactgaactcacaatatctccgaggtatgcctgtattttaaatattgtaaaaatggtttaaaagtgAAAAAGGTGGGAATGccctgccggtccagtggttgggactccgagcttcccctgcagggggcacaggttcaatccttggtcggggaactaagatcctacaagccatacagcgcagccaaaaaaaaaaaagaatatagggcttacctggtggcgcagtggttaagaatccgcctgccaatgcaggggacacgggtttgatccctggtctggaagattccacatgccacggagcaactaaacccgtgcaccacaactactgagtctgcgctctagagcccacgagccacaactactgaagcctcagtgcctagagcccatgctctgcaacaagagaagccactgcaatgaaaaccCACgtactgcaaggaagagtagcccccactcgccgcagctagagaaagcccccgtgaaacaacgaagacccaacgcagccaaaaataaaataaattaaaaaaaatatatatagttaaaGCCCCTACATACCCCTTACTAATTAtatccccttccctcccaccccccagaggTAACCAGTCCTTTATTTGGTCATTcccatttatatattcatattttttttttacatatatggggtggtttttgcatgtttttagattttatattaatgtatttttcaacTACTTGTTAGTTTTTGTGAGCTTCATTCATATATGTAGTtctggttcattcattttcacatgGCTTCTTTGCATTTCTCCTTCTAGGAACACCATAATGCGGGAGCTTGCCCCGCAGTTCCAGATCCCATGGTCCATCCCCACAGAGGCTGAGGACATTCCCATTGTCCCTACCACATCTGGCACTATGTGAGcaaaagtaaaagttaaaaatctGGAGTAACCTACTTAAGGCATCTGTGTCAGACCAGTGGTTACTTCCTGACCCTGTGCCATCTGACCAGTGGATCCTACCTTTATTCCTAATCTCAGATAgtttttcctctgttctttgaCCTATTGGGTAGGATGAAATGGGAGGCGGTGTGGGGTGGGATTGGGGAGAGGCTCTAACAACATTCCCTATCTTAGGATGGAACTTCGTTGCGTCATTGCAATTATCCGTCATGGAGATCGTACCCCCAAGCAGAAGATGAAGATGGAAGTGACACACCCAAGGTGGGCAGAGTATCCTAATCTAGACAAATAGGTTTTtgtgagggaaatggggaggggtACCTCCCAGAGGCTCTTGTCTGTCTCAGCCCATACTGAAGCTTCTCCTTATTTCTTCAGGTTTTTTAGTCTATTTGAAAAACATGGTGGCTACAAGACAGGGAAATTAAAACTGAAGCGGCCCGAGCAGCTACAGGTAAGGTGATGAATCTGGCTGGGAGGAGCAGTGCTACAGAAAGATAGAGGGTATGGGATTGGGGGCCTCAGTGAGAGACCAGGATGAAAGCCTAACCAGCCAGGACTTGGCCTCCTGCACGGATACCCTGTTCTTTCCTCCAGGAGGTGCTGGACATCACAAGGCTGCTATTGGCTGAACTGGAAAAAGAACCAGGTGGTGAGATTGAGGAGAAGACTGGGAAACTGGAGCAGCTGAAATCTGTGCTGGAGATGTGAGAAAGGGAATAGGAAAGGGGGGCCACTAGCAGTGAGAATTGGGTGCTGGGGTAGAAAGTAAACTGTGAGTTTATCCTGCAGGTATGGTCACTTCTCAGGCATCAACCGGAAGGTGCAGTTAACTTACTACCCTCATGGAGTAAAAGCTTCTAATGAGGGGCAAGGTAAGATGTAATACCCACTTCCCATTACCACTCACATCTTTTATTCTTGAACCCTTAGATGACCTCTATCCCAAATTACCTTTCCGGGCTCCTCAGAAGACCTAACGTTTAGATGTCCCCAATATTTTCCTTAGATCTAGACCTGTTCACTGCCCCTTATTCCCGCAGATCCACAGGGGGAGGCTCTGGCCCCATCCCTATTGCTGGTACTGAAGTGGGGTGGAGAACTGACCCCTGCTGGCCGTGTTCAGGCTGAGGAGCTGGGGCGAGCTTTCCGCTGCATGTACCCTGGAGGACAGGGTGAGTGTTTTGTAAATACCTAGCAGAGCTGAGATAAGATGATTAGAGAATAAGTTGGGGAAACAAGGGACAGAGACAATAGGGAAGTCAAAGGGGAAATGAGCATTCGTGGGTATTTATAGCCATCCATTCCTGGTCTTCCCCTTTGCCCCCAGGTGACTATGCTGGCTTCCCTGGGTGTGGGCTGCTTCGCCTCCATAGCACCTTCCGCCATGATCTCAAGATTTATGCCTCTGATGAGGGCCGTGTCCAGATGACTGCTGCAGCCTTTGCTAAGGTGCACACTACAGTTCTCCCACAGTCCCAGCTTCCATTAGGTAGAGAAGCAGAGTTTGGAGAACTAGTTGGAAATTTCAGAGTGTTTGTGTGCCAACTCAGAGAAGTTTCTGCTTGTGTCtgactgcattctttttttttttttaattggggtatagttgctttacaatgttgtgttagtttctactgtacagcaaagtgaatcagctgtatgtactGACTGCATTCTATACTACTGAGAATAATTAGTGGGGTGGGCCCCTTGACCTATACCCCAACTCCCAAGCCAGCTCTCATTTGATCTCTGGGACCATCGAGGCCTAGGGGAACTAGACTGGAAGGAAAACTAATAGATTTTGTGCTTCCCCTCCAGGGCCTTCTAGCTCTAGAAGGGGAGCTGACACCCATTTTGGTACAAATGGTGAAGAGTGCCAACATGAACGGGCTCTTGGACAGTGATGGCGATTCCCTGAGCAGCTGCCAGCACCGGGTGAAGGCTCGGCTGCACCACATTTTGCAGCAGGATGCACCCTTTGGCCCTGAGGATTATGATCAGGTCAGGCTCTCCTAGACTTTGTGCCCAACACAACCCAATCCCCAAATCCTAGAATTCTAAATAATAGTAATGAGTAAtggtacttactatgtgccaggcactgttttatgtGCTCTTCCATGTATtgtatcatttaatccttacccTTTGAGATAAGTGTGGGTCCACAATCTGTCATCCACagttttggaaatgaaaaagatttTTATAACTTTGCCACCAAGATTCGTTTGACAGCAAAACCCGACATGGTAAGACTCTTTCTAATCCCCATTTATCCCATCTAGTGTAAATAGTTATACATTTTgctacagaaatagaaaagttgTTTGGTTATGTCCTAGGCCCTGCTGGAGGTATTATCTAACATGTGGCGTATGCACCGTATTAACTTCTTAAAGTCCCAAGAATTCTCAATTCCAAAACACAGCTGATCCCAAGGATTTTGAATGAAAGGATGTTTCAGTTTATCTGTTGCTGTATAAAAAACTACCCCAAAACTCAGTAACTTAAGACAAAAACCATTTTATCACCTTACAGCTCTAGGCTCAACTAGTCTTCCCTAAAATTGCCCAGCTGCTGTCCAGATGTTGGGGCTGGAACCATCTGGAGGCTCAACTGGGATGCTAAGATGGCTGGGCTCTCTCCCTCCTCGTGATGTCCCTGTCCCTGTAGTCTCAGAGCCTCTCCTCTCCATGTGTTTTTCCCATGTGGTTTTTCCagcagaccagggatcaaatccatgcccccggcagtggaagcatgaagtcctaaccactggaccatcagggaattccccagacggATTTCTTAAATAGTAGCTTAGGACTCCCCCATAGCAGAAACTTTCAAGCTTTTTTAAAGTGTAGGCCCAGAATTAGCACAGTATaaccttgttattttttgttggtTAAGCAGTCacagggccagcccagattcaagggaaggGGAATGTGACAAAGAATTAATGGCCATCTTTAATCCACTGTAAGAACTGTGGACCGGTActacttccccccccccccccccactttacAGACGAGGAAGCCTAGGCTCAGAAGAATTTAAGCAGCCTTTCCAAGGTCACCCAAGGAATCTTAACTAGAGAGCCCAGGCTGTTAGCCACTACAATATACTGCCTCACAGTATTAATCACAGTGGATGCCACTACCCAAGccatcctttttcctttttcctatgtATCCATGCCATGATTGACTGGGGATCATGTGCCAGACCGTGATTTTCTACCATCCTCCTACTCACAGCTCCTCATTTCATAACTGCTGTGTAACCATTTTTGATAGATTCTTAAATAAGCAAAGTAGCTGAGCACATTGACTAGAGAATGGCATTTTCTGTGTTCTTCTCTGAGCAGGCCTTGATAAAGGGGCAGGACCTTGCTGCCTTATTTTCCAATCCATTGCTcaatgtcaaatccaaaaaagcTAAGgtatctttcctttttccttgctTCCTTTTGCCAGCAAGAATGGAACTTGTGAGGACCGAGGTAGAATGAGTACATTCAACCTGCaatctccttccccctccccattcttCATTGACTGTGACCATCCTAAATGCTTGAGTTGGAACTTAGTTCTGAGACAGCACCTCTACTCTAGATTCAAGCTAGCATCTTGTTTAGAGGAGTAAGATAGTTATGTCTATCGCCCACTCATGAAAACATTCTGTGGGGATTTTGGTTTAATCTGTATTCCTCAGCATTTTCCGTGCTTATTTTAGAACCCCCAAGAAAAGAACCTagatctattttatttcctctgactCCAAGACTTTTAAGATGACCCATTCTTAGATGACTGTGTGCTAGAGCAGTCCCCTCATCTGAACTGCTAGTGTTCCCAGTAGCCTAAGAATGCTTGTTGGGTGAGCCAACAGACAGAGCTTATTTTCCAGGCAGTCTCTCTGTAATAAGCTCACAGCAATCTAGGCAACTGGCACTGAACCTGTCTTGCTTTTCATCTTTCTATTCTCCACAGCTGGCTCCCACTGGAAGCACTTCCCTACTCAACTCCATGGCTATAATCCAGAATCCTGTGAAGGTCTGTGATCAGGTATTTGCCCTGATTGAAAACCTCACTCACCAGATCCAGGAACGGATGCAGGACCCCAAGTCTGTAGGTGGGTTTGAATACTACTATCTTCCTTTCAAGATTTTGGGTATGGATGGGTTCCTCAGACAATCCTGTGTCCTCTCCTAAGTGTCTGAGACACGTCATCCTCATCTCTCTGGTTCTGCTTCAGATTTGCTAGGGTCTTTTGTTAGAGGTGAAGCCTTTGGCTCTGTCTGACTGTCTGTCTTCCTTCCAGACCTGCAGCTTTACCACAGCGAGACACTAGAGCTAATGCTACAGCGTTGGAGCAAGCTGGAGCGTGACTTTCGACAGAAGAGTGGGCGCTATGATATCAGTAAGATCCCTGACATCTATGACTGTGTCAAGTATGATGTGCAGCACAATGGGAGTCTGGGACTTCAAGGCACAGCAGAGTTGCTCCGTCTCTCTAAGGCACTGGCTGATGTGGTCATTCCCCAGGTGTGTCTCACATAAGGGATGGAGCCTGGGGCTAGGGGCACTgcggaaggaaggagagaaaaggcaggaaggaggggcggtgtgggaaCCAGGGGAAGGAAACTTAGAGAAGGAATTAGTTGTTACAATTAGAGCTACAATCCTGGCTCTGAGGAAGCCCAAGAGGCTAACTGAGGAAAAACCTGGAGAGGGGGAATGTGGTGATTTTGGAAGAAGCCCTAGACCTGAGGTGAAGACAGGCATGATCTTGGACCTGGGAGAATGAGGCAAGAAGAAAACAAGATTCATTGAGGTGCTTATTCCTGGCCTGTGGCCCCTAGGAGTACGGGATCAGTCGGGAGGAGAAACTGGAAATTGCCGTGGGCTTCTGTCTTGCACTGCTGCGGAAGATACTACTTGACCTGCAGAGAACCCACGAGGATGAGTCTGTCAACAAGCTGCACCCCCTGTGAGGGAGGGCTGGGCGGGGCgctggatggagggaggggcatGTCAGGGAGCTCTTGGGGGAGCCCAGGCTGGGACAGCTTGGGGAACCGAGAACGGAAGCGGTCCTGGGATGGAAAAGAGAGGGAAGTCTTTGAGGCGGGAGGAGGGAGTTTGTGGAGGGCCGAGAAGAGGACTGGCTGACAGTGTGAGTAACTTAGCTGCTGTCTCAGGTACTCCCGAGGAGTGCTCTCCCCAGGCCGCCATGTTCGAACACGTCTCTACTTCACCAGTGAAAGCCATGTCCACTCCCTACTCAGTGTCTTTCGTTATGGGGGACTTCTTGATGTAAGGATCCTTTTTCCTTCAGCCTATGAATGTCTTTTCCCAGCGTTCTTTTACTCTCCTCCTCATGCTTCTTTTTTACCGCAAGCTTCCTCTGTTCTCCTCGTCTCCCTGCCCATTCCCTGACTCCCTCGTCCTTGGGCATTAGCTTACCTCTTCTTGTGTTCGGTAGGAGACCAAGGATGCACAATGGCAGCGAGCTTTGGCTTATCTTAGTGCCATCTCAGAGCTCAACTACATGACCCAGATTGTCATCATGCTTTATGAAGACAACACACGGGTGAGGAGCTAACAGGGGGAGGTGAGGAAAGGGccccttctttcttctccatcccCTTTTAGGGAAAAACTTTTTTATGCTTAGAATCTGTAGAATCCAGTTAGGTGTGGTACCTAGGTGCAGCATGATAGAGAACATCCAGGAGGTTCCTCCTGGAACAGAAAGCATGTTTTGGGTTGGTGTTGAGCCAGAGAGATACCAGAGAACATAGCTCTGGCATTAGGGAGGGTATGGGATTTGAACAATGTTACAATGAGTCTTTTTCTCTCAAACATTGTTACACATATACCTTCTTCATCTGGCTCCACAAAGATATCTTTAAATGTGCTGCTGTATGCACTGTAGCAAAGCTGAATTCCTGTGGGAGATGGATAGGGAGGGGGGCAGTTGTAGAACTGGAAGTTGGCAAGTCCTGTGGAGGTTGAGAGTATGAGGATCCTGTAACACTAGACTGTAGATAAAGGGAGCTATTACTGTAGAGGGGTGTAAGACACTGAAACCTCAGCCCTGGGAGGATGTGTCCTCTTGAGTTCCTCTCTGTTGTCCCTGCCTGGTCTTCCACCACCATGTCCAGCTTCTCCAACTGCCCTTTCATCTGGTGATGCCCTAAAGGATCCCTTATCAGAGGAGCGGTTCCATGTGGAGCTGCACTTCAGCCCTGGAGTGAAAGGTGTCGAGGAAGAAGGCAGTGCCCCACCTGGCTGTGGATTCCGTCCAGCCTCTTCTGAGGTGGGTCAGAGTGCTGGGATTTGGGACTGGAGGACTTAGGAACCAAGTGATGGGAAACTCGGGAACAGTACAGGGAGGTTAAAAGGGTTGGGGAGAATTGGATTAGGAGGCTGGAGACCATTAACACCTCTCCTATCTATGCCTGTTGTTGGGTAGAATGAGGAGATGAAAACAGACCAAGGCAGCATGGAGGACCTGTGCCCGGGGAAGGCATCAGATGAGCCAGACCGAGCATTGCAGACCTCACCCCAGCCCTCTGAGGGCCCTGGCCTCCCAAAGAGATCACCCCTCATTCGTAACCGCAAAGCCGGCTCCATGGAGGTAATGGGAGGGGCTTGGGAGAAAGAAGTGGTGGAAGTGCTCATAGGACAATATCCATGAATCTCTGAATCCCCTCAGTGGAATTCTTAGGACCTTAAACAGAGTCTTCCTGCCCCTGATGGATATGTtttacttaatctctctttcaCAGCTGGTCTCCCAGGAAAGCTCCTCTAAGCTGGTTGCTACTTCTGAGGTTAAAGAGATGCCAGTGAGGGGTGCCTGAGAGATAAGGACTTTTAGAGATGAGATTGAGGAGGAGGCCTCTGGATGAATTTGAAAAGGCAgttctttaaaaggaaatatagtaGAAAAGCATGTACTCTGGGCTGAAATCCCAGTCTGATAATCAGAcgctctgtgatcttggacagGTACCTTCTCCAAGCctaaatttttttcatctgtaaaatataagTAATACT comes from Balaenoptera ricei isolate mBalRic1 chromosome 2, mBalRic1.hap2, whole genome shotgun sequence and encodes:
- the PPIP5K1 gene encoding inositol hexakisphosphate and diphosphoinositol-pentakisphosphate kinase 1 isoform X13, with the protein product MWSLPASEGESATAHFFLGAGDEGLGTRGIGMRTEESDSELLEDEEDEVPPEPQIIVGICAMTKKSKSKPMTQILERLCRFDYLTVIILGEDVILNEPVENWPSCHCLISFHSKGFPLDKAVAYSKLRNPFLINDLAMQYYIQDRREVYRILQEEGIDLPRYAVLNRDPARPEECNLIEGEDQVEVNGAVFPKPFVEKPVSAEDHNVYIYYPSSAGGGSQRLFRKIGSRSSVYSPESSVRKTGSYIYEEFMPTDGTDVKVYTVGPDYAHAEARKSPALDGKVERDSEGKEIRYPVMLTAMEKLVARKVCVAFKQTVCGFDLLRANGHSFVCDVNGFSFVKNSMKYYDDCAKILGNTIMRELAPQFQIPWSIPTEAEDIPIVPTTSGTMMELRCVIAIIRHGDRTPKQKMKMEVTHPRFFSLFEKHGGYKTGKLKLKRPEQLQEVLDITRLLLAELEKEPGGEIEEKTGKLEQLKSVLEMYGHFSGINRKVQLTYYPHGVKASNEGQDPQGEALAPSLLLVLKWGGELTPAGRVQAEELGRAFRCMYPGGQGDYAGFPGCGLLRLHSTFRHDLKIYASDEGRVQMTAAAFAKGLLALEGELTPILVQMVKSANMNGLLDSDGDSLSSCQHRVKARLHHILQQDAPFGPEDYDQLAPTGSTSLLNSMAIIQNPVKVCDQVFALIENLTHQIQERMQDPKSVDLQLYHSETLELMLQRWSKLERDFRQKSGRYDISKIPDIYDCVKYDVQHNGSLGLQGTAELLRLSKALADVVIPQEYGISREEKLEIAVGFCLALLRKILLDLQRTHEDESVNKLHPLYSRGVLSPGRHVRTRLYFTSESHVHSLLSVFRYGGLLDETKDAQWQRALAYLSAISELNYMTQIVIMLYEDNTRDPLSEERFHVELHFSPGVKGVEEEGSAPPGCGFRPASSENEEMKTDQGSMEDLCPGKASDEPDRALQTSPQPSEGPGLPKRSPLIRNRKAGSMEVLSETSSSRPGGYRLFSSSRPPTEMKQSGLGSQCTGLFSTTVLGGSSSAPNLQDYARSQGKKLPPASLKHRDGFEGCSMVPTIYPLETLHNALSLRQVSEFLSRVCQRHTDAQAQASAALFDSMHSNQTSDSPFSPPRTLHSPTLQLRQRSEKPPWYSSGPSSTVSSAGPSSPTAVDGNCHFGFSDHPSLNSHVTEEHQGLGLLQESIGNGAQELPIEREQEPFERNQSPQEPPVETSQPCQKVAEEVSQPCQDIPEEVSQPCQEVPDISQPCKEKHDDVNQTCQEVPQISQPCQNASQLYQKVSEEACELCQENSEEVNQPLQGVPVEVGRLVHGFPVGVGGLAQEILMEVGKPAQEIPEELSQPCQEFSGDIGRLAQETSAIILLSQDIPEVDKPSQEFPGEGDLYVQEVPEEVNQQQSYVVPELIDQLSGEDVPQVQYPSSNANPQSQSLARDQNSPLPPATCD
- the PPIP5K1 gene encoding inositol hexakisphosphate and diphosphoinositol-pentakisphosphate kinase 1 isoform X2 codes for the protein MWSLPASEGESATAHFFLGAGDEGLGTRGIGMRTEESDSELLEDEEDEVPPEPQIIVGICAMTKKSKSKPMTQILERLCRFDYLTVIILGEDVILNEPVENWPSCHCLISFHSKGFPLDKAVAYSKLRNPFLINDLAMQYYIQDRREVYRILQEEGIDLPRYAVLNRDPARPEECNLIEGEDQVEVNGAVFPKPFVEKPVSAEDHNVYIYYPSSAGGGSQRLFRKIGSRSSVYSPESSVRKTGSYIYEEFMPTDGTDVKVYTVGPDYAHAEARKSPALDGKVERDSEGKEIRYPVMLTAMEKLVARKVCVAFKQTVCGFDLLRANGHSFVCDVNGFSFVKNSMKYYDDCAKILGNTIMRELAPQFQIPWSIPTEAEDIPIVPTTSGTMMELRCVIAIIRHGDRTPKQKMKMEVTHPRFFSLFEKHGGYKTGKLKLKRPEQLQEVLDITRLLLAELEKEPGGEIEEKTGKLEQLKSVLEMYGHFSGINRKVQLTYYPHGVKASNEGQDPQGEALAPSLLLVLKWGGELTPAGRVQAEELGRAFRCMYPGGQGDYAGFPGCGLLRLHSTFRHDLKIYASDEGRVQMTAAAFAKGLLALEGELTPILVQMVKSANMNGLLDSDGDSLSSCQHRVKARLHHILQQDAPFGPEDYDQLAPTGSTSLLNSMAIIQNPVKVCDQVFALIENLTHQIQERMQDPKSVDLQLYHSETLELMLQRWSKLERDFRQKSGRYDISKIPDIYDCVKYDVQHNGSLGLQGTAELLRLSKALADVVIPQEYGISREEKLEIAVGFCLALLRKILLDLQRTHEDEYSRGVLSPGRHVRTRLYFTSESHVHSLLSVFRYGGLLDETKDAQWQRALAYLSAISELNYMTQIVIMLYEDNTRDPLSEERFHVELHFSPGVKGVEEEGSAPPGCGFRPASSENEEMKTDQGSMEDLCPGKASDEPDRALQTSPQPSEGPGLPKRSPLIRNRKAGSMEVMNMQCTGNLDLIPLRGRRRRRSGDLPRPSPAIGLQPRAVSTTHLASCTQVLSETSSSRPGGYRLFSSSRPPTEMKQSGLGSQCTGLFSTTVLGGSSSAPNLQDYARSQGKKLPPASLKHRDELLFVPAVKRFSVSFAKHPTNELLDDQHPVVRLLRSCSSDCTGGWPVSLDATLAHHLHQCSYHLRLFRNWLRSGQDDPECLYGFEGCSMVPTIYPLETLHNALSLRQVSEFLSRVCQRHTDAQAQASAALFDSMHSNQTSDSPFSPPRTLHSPTLQLRQRSEKPPWYSSGPSSTVSSAGPSSPTAVDGNCHFGFSDHPSLNSHVTEEHQGLGLLQESIGNGAQELPIEREQEPFERNQSPQEPPVETSQPCQKVAEEVSQPCQDIPEEVSQPCQEVPDISQPCKEKHDDVNQTCQEVPQISQPCQNASQLYQKVSEEACELCQENSEEVNQPLQGVPVEVGRLVHGFPVGVGGLAQEILMEVGKPAQEIPEELSQPCQEFSGDIGRLAQETSAIILLSQDIPEVDKPSQEFPGEGDLYVQEVPEEVNQQQSYVVPELIDQLSGEDVPQVQYPSSNANPQSQSLARDQNSPLPPATCD